A single genomic interval of Burkholderiales bacterium harbors:
- a CDS encoding adenylate/guanylate cyclase domain-containing protein codes for MANPLLGNLKRTLICSVMFVDIVDYSKKTVAKQLAFKGWLNELLSQALHNVSPVDRIILDTGDGAAICLPGDPEEGLFIANSLRVALIEQDFPEFELRIGIHLGPVKVVKDINGRPNIIGDGINVAQRVMSFAAPNQILVSRSYYDVVSCLSEEYAQLFRYHGIHKDKHVREHEVYEVNISGTGNVVAKESQALNDSPRDEPANAIFESALPESDFDEQFLAAVTKLLSRHIGPIATLMIKRSAKKAGNREELARTLAEGIPVPELRKVFLDELWAKIGGRQITSTSPSEETPAAQSSTATPDVLTAETLSSVEHLLVQYIGPMARILVSKSAKTMHHPDELLAALAETIESERDRAAFLAAAQKTLGQP; via the coding sequence ATGGCAAACCCGTTGCTCGGCAATCTGAAGCGGACGCTCATCTGCAGCGTGATGTTTGTCGATATCGTCGATTATTCAAAAAAGACCGTCGCAAAACAACTGGCATTCAAAGGTTGGCTGAATGAGCTGCTGTCGCAGGCATTGCATAACGTTTCACCTGTCGACCGCATCATTTTAGATACCGGAGACGGCGCCGCAATCTGCCTTCCGGGCGACCCGGAAGAAGGGTTATTTATAGCGAACAGCTTGCGCGTTGCTTTGATCGAGCAGGATTTTCCCGAGTTCGAACTGCGCATCGGAATCCACCTGGGCCCGGTTAAGGTCGTCAAGGACATAAACGGGCGGCCTAATATAATCGGGGATGGAATTAACGTTGCGCAGCGTGTGATGAGTTTTGCTGCGCCAAATCAAATTTTGGTTTCGAGGTCTTATTACGACGTAGTATCCTGCCTATCTGAAGAATACGCGCAGCTTTTTCGTTATCACGGAATACACAAGGATAAGCACGTCCGCGAACACGAAGTATATGAAGTCAATATTTCAGGAACAGGCAACGTCGTGGCCAAAGAGTCGCAAGCACTCAACGATTCACCACGCGACGAGCCTGCGAATGCGATTTTCGAATCGGCGCTTCCCGAAAGTGATTTCGATGAGCAATTCCTTGCCGCCGTAACAAAGCTGCTTTCGCGGCATATCGGTCCTATCGCGACGCTAATGATCAAGAGAAGCGCAAAGAAAGCCGGTAACCGCGAAGAACTGGCGCGCACGCTGGCGGAAGGCATCCCGGTGCCAGAATTAAGAAAGGTGTTTCTTGATGAACTATGGGCGAAAATCGGGGGTCGACAAATCACGTCCACTTCGCCATCTGAGGAAACTCCAGCGGCGCAGAGCAGTACAGCAACGCCCGACGTTCTCACCGCAGAAACGCTTTCCAGCGTCGAGCATCTACTAGTGCAATACATCGGGCCAATGGCGAGAATATTGGTCAGCAAGTCAGCAAAAACGATGCACCATCCGGATGAGTTGCTCGCGGCTCTAGCTGAGACCATTGAAAGCGAGCGCGATCGGGCTGCGTTTTTG